In the Salvia miltiorrhiza cultivar Shanhuang (shh) chromosome 8, IMPLAD_Smil_shh, whole genome shotgun sequence genome, atgaaagagaattgaggaaaattagaatggagtgatttaATCCATATATTTGGCTAATATTTTAATCATATTATTAAATAGGATTTAATTTaaagaatataaataaaattatctatTACATAAAGCCTACACAACacatatctatatattaaagcaaaataaatcctaccGTATGTGGCATcctataatcactccattctaattttcctcaattctcattcattcttattttttttctaaattttaatcaatttctatatctaaaagattattatataaatattccaacaaaataaattctatttcctcaatctatatatatatatatatatatatatatatatatatatatatatatataggaagaggttctaataaaaacctctgttaaaatgagaactaggaacctaatcttgaccttttaaatattagatctaatggttaggatttagtcaacaaaagaaattgtgtatctattatattttactatgcacttaaaaaaaatgcaatttatgcaattgaaaccaacaatgcaaaatactcaagcaaatcgaaattgtgcatctatgcaattgaaactgtgcatctatgcaatcgaaattgtgcatctgtagttaatctcagccctctattttatttaaatcaatggctttaaattggttcctagttttcatcttaagaggtgtttttatattaaccctaccctatatatatatatatatatatatatatatatatatattaaagcaaaataaatcgtACCGTACGTGGCATCATATAATCACTCAATTcaaatttttctcaattttcattcattcttatttttttctaaattttaaatagGCTAGATAGGTAACTAATGTTGTTTTTCAtcctttaatatatatatatatatatatatatattgaggaaatagaatttattttgttggaatgatttttagatatagaaattgattaataatttaatatttaaaaaaaaataagaatgaatgataattgagaaaaattagaatgaagtgattataaaATGTCATctaggatagaatttattttgctttaatatatagatTTCCCTTTTAAGATTTAAGGGATTTAATCAAATGTTTTGCAGAGTCCATATGGCCGTTTTTGCCATCTCATCAATCAAACAAACGTGACATTCAAAATTCCTACATCTATTTGAGGatctaaataatactccctctgtccaactttaattgacatttttttttgcacagagattaaaaataaagggtttGGGCGTGTAAAGTGGATGGAGACCATTTATTTAATATGTGTAAAAaaggtagggaccacatacaTTTTTGAAAAGTGTCAGTTAAAGTGAGACAAACAAAAAAAgcaagtgtgccaattgaagtgggacggagggagtaataaagcTATGAACTCTTTTTGTCATTCTAATTTCTAAACAAAGATCACATCCAATGAGAAGAAGCATTTGGCTTAATAATCTCCTACATTTATTTCACCATCTCCTAATTATATTTAACGAGTCAAACTTCTATTTTACAATTAGTACTTTTAGCAATAATAAGGAGTCCATGGTTTTGAACACAAAAATTTAGCGGATTTGTTCTATTTTTCACTCTTAGCATGCAATAGTTTGTTAATCGACTAATCGAGATTTTCTCAACaacttcacctataaatattTGACATACTCTTCTAGAATCAAATCATTCCTCTTCTGCATGTTCTAAGCAACAGCATCGATCTCACATTGCAAATCTAGACCATTCAACAAAGCAATGGCGAAGGAACCAGTTCGCGTTCTCGTCACCGGCGCCGCAGGTGTGATTTTTTGGATctgcttttatttttattttttggaattgATGTTATTTTTGGATCAGTTTTTACTACTAATTAGAAAATTAGATAATGCATCTGTTGATATGCTGTGGCGAGTGCTTTCCAATGGATGCTTGTGCGTGAAGTTTATGTGTTAAAATGTTATTTGATACAGAAGTAGAAACTAGTAGTTTTGCCTGGAAATCTGTGGAAAATTTTATGTCATTTGTACATGTGTATGAAATATAATCAGTTGTTTAGGAGATTGAtgtgaattttatttgtttcagtTCCTATCATTTGCTTATACCATGCTTAGATAAGCGTGTTTGAATCGCAGCACTGCATTTTAATCAAACTTGTGTAATGATTTGATCCACCGTTGACAACTGTTTAGATTGTTTTGTTGTGTTAATTGtagttgaattgatgattgggTTGTATGAATTGTAAGCAGCAGCATCCAGTTATTAAGGGTTTGTTTGTTATACAGGACAAATTGGATATGCTCTAGTGCCCATGGTTGCTAGGGGAGCTATGTTGGGAGCTGATCAGCCTGTGATCCTCCACATGCTCGATATTCCACCTGCGGCTGAGGCGCTCAACGGCGTTAAAATGGAATTGGTTGATGCAGCATTTCCTCTTCTTAAAGgtatactatatatatgtgcTCGTCTTGACTAATTGTATATCCTTATTAATTGAGATATGTTTGATTGTGCTGTTGAAAATCAGGTGTGGTAGCGACCACGGATGTCGTTGAAGCGTGCACCAGTGTCAATGTCGCCGTCATGGTTGGTGGCTTCCCAAGGAAAGAGGGTATGGAGAGGAAAGATGTGATGTCAAAGAATGTGTCCATCTACAAGTCTCAAGCGTCTGCTCTTGAAAAGCATGCTGCGCCTAACTGCAAGGTTAATTTAGTTTTCTAAAGGTTTAATTGgctgtaaatacacaaattgaCCACATCTTGTTGCACTTGCAGGTTCTGGTTGTTGCGAATCCTGCCAATACCAATGCGTTGATTCTTAAGGAATTTGCTCCGTCAATTCCTCAGAAGAACATTACTTGCTTGACTAGATTAGACCACAACAGGGCTCTGGGACAGGTTTCAGAGAGACTGAAGGTGCAAGTAGCAGATGTTAAGAATGTCATAATTTGGGGGAATCACTCCTCAACACAGTATCCCGATGTTAACCATGCATCTGTCAAAACCCCATCTGGAGTGAAGCCTGTGCGCGAGCTTGTTGCGAATGATGAATGGTACTACATGAGTTCATGCGATTGAACACAAAAACATACAACTCATATGTATTTAGAATTTGAATTGTTTGTTATATTGTAAGGCTGAAAGGAGAGTTTATAAGCACTGTCCAGCAACGCGGCGCTGCTATAATCAAAGCTAGAAAACTTTCTAGTGCACTCTCTGCTGCTAGTTCTGCTTGTGATCATATCCGCGACTGGGTCCTTGGCACTCCGGAGGTAAGTTTTCACTTGCTTAATTGTGCTTGTTCAatttctaattattttcttttgtctGGCCTTGAACAGGGTACTTGGGTTTCTATGGGTGTATACTCTGATGGATCATACAATGTGCCAGCTGGTCTCATCTATTCATTTCCAGTTACCTGCAAGAATGGGGAGTGGTCGATTGTTCAAGGTTAGAATACATTTAAACACAAAAAATAGCATGTTATTTTAGGTcattcacattttattttttattttccttgcAATCTTACTACATACTCTGTGTTCAGGTTTGTCAATTGATGAGTTTTCACGAAAGAAATTGGATGTAACCGCTCAAGAACTGAGTGAGGAGAAATCGCTGGCGTATTCTTGTCTTCAATAATTTTCCTCTTCTGTTTAGTCGGTTCAGATTGACTCGAATTAGTTGCACGTTTTAATAATAGCATTATTAACTCTAGTGTGGGAACTAGTTTTGAAAGCTAGCAACTTTCTAAGAAATTTCTATGTATCTAATTGGGTGTAATCGTGCCTTAGATTTAAGAGCGAGAACTACCGAGAAATTGTCGCTTCTACATTAATTAGCATTTACACTCCAAGCAATTcatgataaatatttttatatttatataaatttaataccaactcaattattatatttataaatataataaaaaaattaattttaattaaatatatttaaattaaaaattgaaaaaaatacaaaaaaaaaattcacaaataaaaaaattgatactccctacgtcccattacttttgagtacggagattaagaaatatataaTTAGTAGATTAAATGAGTTagtgaaattatttaaatatagaatATGTCACCAAAAAACGAAtatgacatttgtaatgagacaatAGTAAtgagacagatggagtattatgaaaagttaaaataaatgaaaatgaaaatgaaaatgaaaatgacaatgaaaataaaaataaaaataaaatagaatgaaacaatagatttatttttaaaaaaaattatgagagGGGAGAgggaatattttttaaaatttttaatttttaaataaatataacttttacattttaaatcaaatattgatattttaaatcaaataatttataaacataataaaaaaataattttaacttaatatatttgagctgaatattgaaaaaaaaagaattaacaataataaaaattgatattataaaaaagtaaaaaaaaaaactttaaaatgaaaataaaaataaaatattattggcGACTAAATATACAAACTTTGGGCTCATTTTAATTTTTCCCACGAAATTTGAAAGttgtaaaaaaatacaaagactGGAGCTAAGCAGATGGCTTTGTTTGGAAACCAAACTGGTCAAATTCTGGTTCCAGAATCACATAACACAAATgaaggtagagagagagagaaatatgaaATTACATTCAATGCTAGgggagggggagagagagacagagatgaaaggggaaaaaagaagaagttaatttttaaatttaatattagaggtaaatttgtatttttgcacaaaaaataatcaatttttaaaattttatttgatagactaacttttaaatttactataatgttaggtcctgagggtctcgaataggtgtatgggggggaatacacctatgggccaTTTTTGCAAATTCCTCTAAAGCAGAGGGATCTCCAAGAGAgaacaaaacgaaactttacacgcaaacggtgacgcctgttaactgaaaacagttttgaccaaacagggtagacgactgatactgaaagctcttcagtaaggagttatcagttaagttactggaacttaactgatgcacttatgagcttcagtcgagtttgctaaaacagagatgataacactcttcctgactatcaaaagatagatcagtcagactgatatcatacgcaacggaaattaaacttagtttcgtaatagcctcggttgagcacgttgttggtcttaggtttctctttgcagttaatcagtattcagtttatcaaataaaacaacacaagtatgaatgtaaaactaaaagctgtaaacaacacaaagacttttacgtggttcggaaaaatccttttctacatccacggtcggttgatcagaccaacaatccactccgcaagtgcttaacaggtgcactgcaaaccaaactgtgtgctttccgggtgcacacaaccgtaccactgaagaaaacccttctttagtacccacgcttcactcgcgtcggatttctcttgcttagcacaacgcgcgctaagactctcagagtcagagtacctttctgaactccgaatcactcaaaacactcaaatctttcttttgaaaaggaggtttgaacgagtgccaactatactgcaaggaacaagttctttgtagcaagtttgaccttggcttctgggtgaacagaggtttgcctaaggtctaagagaatgtatgtaatcagcagtgactgattttggctttggaattctcttcttcgattcaagctttggggagattaagctttaggctgagtagcgattttggcagagcttcagcttatgtcgttgaatcggtgaagattgaagttgatcctcgagcgctatttgtaggagaactcttgaatagatccgttggcgtagaaagtcctcaagatttcttccgttggagagcaattcgaatttgggctgaggtttcaatcttcgaggttccttgtctagtggaaacgactctcttgagggacaggagatgtgacgtctttgataaagtagccaccaaataggaatgacctctgcagagataagatcctgagatctctgcatttaatgcggctgtactttgtgagtacgtggcttcctttgaacgttggaagatcaatccgaggaagaatgttcaactgatacttgactttagtatcagtccatggcacgcattaagtaatcagttcctaactgattcttcaactgatacttcagttggtatcttcagtcttcagtcttcagtccttcgttcttcagtcttcagtcttcgaaaCCGCAAGTTAAACTAGAAAttaactctaacacttgagttcaaaacagttctagtctattacaattaagtcctatgaattttggtatcatcaaaacaaggatcaagatattccacaaggttcccaataTATAAAAAGTGGTCAATTCCATATATtaattgaatatgatatggCATTTATACATacttgtcacgaccgcacttgctaaggatagcaaattcgggaaaaccgcgactaagggaggggatttaggagcgggagttagaaaggggcatattcggtttcttgatgactcgacttgtataaggaaaataattgaaattaactagaatttcaacgaaggccacaaggggaccgtacataatattattcaaaggggtactcaacgagtttgagtacattattaaatagtacatattgttttgacagataacataatgtcttagtaaaatcagtgtttgcagcggaataataatttgaatatatgtatgaagacatatactctactctgaggtactcatcctagattgacagaagctccgcttgcacactacatcctcgatcacagctcaacctgcacatttaaaaatacatgcagggctaagtacaaaagtacttagtggacacttgccgaaatttacatacatgcataatattttattgtcaagcctttcaacagtagtaaaatacgagggttttcctttaaagtctcgtatttaccaaacataatatcatttctttcatcaataacccgcgcaggtattttatatcattaatcaccatatcagtaactcgtgccgagagggaggcctccctctacggacactatgatcggccaacccgctagatgactcacgatcacaaggtgtacactaattccgaagggatttgcggtcccatccagaatccgaattcgattaacatcagataggcaattaataataaaacataaagcatttaggcattgacaatatcatttaaattcataagcataaagtcttaacaattctaatatataattttagtttatacgtagaaagcctacctgaatagccgactcacggtttagctctaactctggtgcttgacctttaatccgagaaaataaaataagattctaattctcgaaaaatctcaataaatgaggatgcgtgaaatgattatgcatgactcatattcctttaattaaattatgagatgctaatcctatttaagaaATTAaggctcgtcttatgaggtcggattattaatctttaataatctactcatcttaaaataatctaattcacttactaattaataattagtaagtcttaaaatcttctctaattaaatataatagaataattatgaaggcccaattaaaataaaataatcaaggcccaaaaggaatttaatttgagcccaaaagaataaattcgaagcccaatgcattaataatattaagcccaacatcaattaatttctagagcccaacaaatgaggcccaagataataaaatcatgaagcccaataagtgagcccatcatcatccttaaaaaattagtaaactttaatattaatcactaattaaaataattaggattaataaagaagcctaaaataataattcttattgggttaaataaataaatttcattggacttaatcaattaaatcgtaggagcccaagtaatataaattcgagacccattattaataaataataggagtccaagtaataattaatgtggactggaaagaattaatcttatctcgtcaaaacctttaactcaaaacattatcacataactatcatttaggttcgaaactatttattcgaacatcaacacgcgcattaatcataactcgttctatttatgccatcaagtcaaatattccgtcatttaaaaacaaatcctataatattacatagataaattatatcatcatagatcatgctttcttattttttttaaaatcgtttaatcattttcaaataatccatattaataagtcatttgaaaagaattaatttaaatgagagtttaactcgaaatatttcattttataatccatttataaatacttgaaataaagaactccatttaaataattaatttaaaggtcaatatataattaaattaatcaagctcaatttaaattaataattaagagctcaaataatttaaatagatataagcccaaattaattagataaattaagtctatcatgtttttctttgaataaggcccaaacaatttaattaaatcggcccaagagtttaattaaatcggcccaagagggagcccaatattttcggcccaaacccggctcaaacccggcccaaacccggctcaaacccggccc is a window encoding:
- the LOC131001199 gene encoding malate dehydrogenase-like, which gives rise to MAKEPVRVLVTGAAGQIGYALVPMVARGAMLGADQPVILHMLDIPPAAEALNGVKMELVDAAFPLLKGVVATTDVVEACTSVNVAVMVGGFPRKEGMERKDVMSKNVSIYKSQASALEKHAAPNCKVLVVANPANTNALILKEFAPSIPQKNITCLTRLDHNRALGQVSERLKVQVADVKNVIIWGNHSSTQYPDVNHASVKTPSGVKPVRELVANDEWLKGEFISTVQQRGAAIIKARKLSSALSAASSACDHIRDWVLGTPEGTWVSMGVYSDGSYNVPAGLIYSFPVTCKNGEWSIVQGLSIDEFSRKKLDVTAQELSEEKSLAYSCLQ